A part of Daphnia pulex isolate KAP4 chromosome 6, ASM2113471v1 genomic DNA contains:
- the LOC124195986 gene encoding cAMP-specific 3',5'-cyclic phosphodiesterase-like isoform X8, with product MTETVRGTESPDFYGQPRSPPPLHSSKSSSNSRRRRSGGIHDDVDETSGSGRHHYRTASVSQQRLSLPEDGKSTTVFGATFRNRPASLSPFRPGSRSGKQRGGEVDDRCQQHQQQQQQRSDGVGGGGGSRSLNAQQDNNCGSRSSNSSTIWRHPSVDHHHNSTAPALPSAASSSFSSASSGLFNWRKKYPRRSSSSSVVPTSSASSFFTSCVAAPPADPVHSVATNQPRHHQPPTRAAETTAPSTPPSTSSRRSSQPAAFSLPQLVRRSLQPLISSSPSTDADDQSDSVGTKLRYMKCKQFKRMLNKELSHFSESSRSGNQISEYICSTFLDKQQELDLPSLRVDDSETEKARLSASGPRKSKDGGKDGFTLGGSVTSSSSSSGTVVALSAKSGATPASSSASSSHVGRAMSHISGVKRPLSHSNSVTTSEKVAKYGVDTANEHELGKFLDEVDRWGIDIFRIAELSSNRPLTAVTYAIFKERGLMNAFKIPDKTLVSFLMTLEDHYGKEVPYHNHFHAADVTQSTHVLLNSPALESVFTNLEIMAAIFAATIHDVDHPGLTNQFLINTSSELALMYNDESVLENHHLAVAFKLLQSPDCDIFSNLNKKQRQTLRKMVIDMVLATDMSKHMSLLADLKTMVETKKVAGSGVLLLDNYTDRIQVLQNMVHCADLSNPTKPLDIYRRWVSLIMEEFFQQGDREREQGLDVSPMCDRQNATIEKSQVGFIDYIVHPLWETWADLVHPDAQDILDGLEDNRDWYFSMIPPSPPPAQSDNTPVDQSDDTGENTETGEADDVNRIESEDGHWRSSNALSVPSERIQFQITLEEGESGNEEDD from the exons ATGACCGAGACGGTGAGAGGCACGGAGAGTCCCGATTTCTATGGACAGCCGAGAAGTCCGCCACCGTTGCACTCTTCGAAATCGAGTAGCAACAGCCGGAGGAGACGATCGGGTGGCATCCATGACGATGTGGACGAGACCAGCGGGTCCGGTCGTCATCATTACCGTACGGCGTCGGTCTCCCAGCAGCGTCTCTCGTTGCCAGAAGACGGCAAATCGACGACCGTTTTTGGCGCGACGTTTCGAAATCGACCTGCCAGCTTGTCGCCCTTCCGGCCTGGCAGCAGGTCCGGCAAGCAGCGTGGAGGTGAAGTAGACGATCGATGccaacagcatcagcagcagcagcagcagagaagcgatggagtaggaggaggaggaggatcgcGTTCGCTCAATGCACAGCAGGACAATAACTGCGGCAGCCGGAGCAGTAACAGCAGCACAATCTGGCGACATCCGTCCGTCGACCATCATCATAACTCGACGGCGCCAGCGTTGCCATCGGCAGCatcctcctctttctcttcgGCTTCTTCCGGTCTCTTCAATTGGCGCAAAAAGTACCCGCGTCGATCGAGTTCCAGCTCGGTGGTTCCCACATCGTCGGCTTCGTCATTTTTCACGTCTTGTGTCGCCGCTCCGCCGGCCGACCCCGTTCACTCGGTggcaaccaaccaaccaaggCACCACCAGCCGCCAACGCGAGCGGCCGAAACGACCGCACCGTCGACTCCGCCGTCGACTTCGTCAAGACGCAGTTCCCAGCCGGCCGCCTTCTCTCTGCCCCAGTTGGTCCGCCGCTCTCTCCAGCCTTTGATATCCTCGTCGCCGTCGACGGACGCCGACGACCAGTCCGACTCTGTCGGCACCAAATTGCGCTACATGAAGTGCAAACAG TTCAAACGGATGCTGAACAAAGAGCTGAGCCATTTTTCCGAATCCAGTCGATCGGGCAACCAGATCTCCGAGTACATCTGTTCGACATTCTTGG ATAAACAACAAGAGTTGGATTTGCCGTCGCTGCGCGTCGACGATTCAGAGACGGAAAAGGCCCGTTTATCAGCCTCGGGACCGCGAAAGTCCAAGGATGGTGGCAAGGATGGTTTCACGTTGGGCGGATCTGTTacgtcatcgtcatcatcgtcGGGGACAGTGGTCGCCTTGTCAGCTAAAAGTGGAGCTACTCCGGCCTCGTCATCGGCGTCGTCGAGTCACGTGGGCCGGGCCATGTCACACATATCCGGCGTTAAGAGACCGTTGAGTCACTCGAACAGTGTCACCACCTCGGAGAAGGTGGCCAAATACGGGGTGGACACAGCCAATGAACATGAACTCGGAAAG TTTCTGGACGAAGTCGACCGCTGGGGTATCGACATTTTCAGAATAGCGGAACTGTCCAGCAATCGACCGCTGACGGCCGTGACGTACGCCATTTTCAAA GAGCGCGGTCTTATGAACGCCTTCAAGATACCCGACAAGACTTTGGTCTCTTTCCTGATGACGCTCGAGGATCACTACGGCAAGGAGGTGCCCTACCATAATCACTTTCACGCTGCTGATGTCACTCAGTCCACCCACGTTCTACTTAATTCTCCTGCATTAGAG TCGGTGTTTACCAATTTGGAAATTATGGCGGCCATCTTCGCCGCAACTATTCACGACGTCGATCACCCCGGTCTCACCAATCAATTTCTGATCAATACAA GTTCCGAATTGGCTCTCATGTATAACGATGAATCCGTGCTGGAGAATCATCATCTGGCGGTGGCGTTCAAGTTGTTGCAAAGCCCCGATTGCGACATTTTCAGCAATTTGAACAAGAAGCAGCGGCAAACCCTGCGCAAGATGGTCATCGACATGGTCTTGGCTACCGACATGTCGAAGCACATGAGTTTGCTGGCCGATTTGAAAACGATGGTGGAAACGAAGAAAGTGGCCGGCTCGGGTGTCCTACTCCTGGACAACTACACCGATCGCATTCAG GTGCTTCAAAACATGGTGCACTGCGCTGATTTGAGCAATCCAACCAAACCGTTGGACATTTACCGTCGCTGGGTATCGCTTATCATGGAAGAGTTCTTCCAACAGGGTGACCGTGAACGTGAACAAGGCCTCGATGTCAGCCCGATGTGTGACAGGCAGAATGCTACCATCGAAAAGTCGCAG GTGGGCTTCATCGATTACATTGTGCATCCTCTTTGGGAAACTTGGGCCGATTTGGTGCATCCAGACGCTCAGGACATACTCGACGGATTGGAGGATAATCGCGACTGGTACTTTAGCATGATACCTCCTTCACCACCTCCCGCTCAGTCGGACAACACTCCTGTCGATCAATCAG ACGATACGGGCGAAAACACGGAAACAGGAGAGGCTGACGACGTCAACCGAATAGAGAGCGAAGATGGTCACTGGCGCTCCAGCAACGCTCTGTCCGTCCCTTCTGAACGCATCCAGTTTCAAATCACGCTGGAAGAGGGCGAGAGCGGCAACGAAGAAGACGACTAA